In one Lolium rigidum isolate FL_2022 chromosome 3, APGP_CSIRO_Lrig_0.1, whole genome shotgun sequence genomic region, the following are encoded:
- the LOC124699367 gene encoding uncharacterized protein LOC124699367, with protein MQALCIRGGCRCHEARRARLPLPPSMEHRGASPCKLAAAGPVTTKRATTGGGHRVSALQCRTSPGKMNPARARRWLRVEHRPVNGRRMKRLTPAQPSLRAATQRKEIKDLKIC; from the exons ATGCAAGCCCTCTGCATCAGGGGAGGCTGTCGCTGCCACGAAGCACGACGGGCGAGGCTGCCGCTGCCACCAAGCATGGAGCATAGAGGGGCGTCGCCGTGTAAGCTCGCTGCAGCAGGGCCCGTCACCACCAAGCGCGCGACGACGGGAGGAGGTCACCGCGTGAGTGCGCTGCAGTGTAGGACCTCGCCGGGGAAGATGAATCCTGCACGCGCTAGGCGCTGGCTCCGCGTGGAGCACAGGCCTGTAAATGGCCGTAGAATGAAACGCCTCACGCCGGCGCAACCGTCGCTCAGAGCTGCTACACAAC GAAAGGAAATAAAAGACCTGAAAATCTGCTGA